The segment ATAACCAAAGTTTTTGGATTGCATTGATGATGGGACTGTTTGTGATGGCGTCCAAAATTATCGCGGAAGGCATTGATTTAACCTATTTCGATCGATACCACGAGAAGATTAAAGGAAGTTATAAAATAGGATTTATGCTGGTGCTTACTTTGAGTGTAGGTGGTCTATATTTATTGAACCTCTTATCGGATCATTTGTTCTTGATTGTGACATGCATCACTGTCGTCGGTGCAATTGGATTTATAATTCGCAATCCATTTAATGCATCGGATATACATGAAGCATATGGACTCACGATGCTTCAACGTACACGTCCCGATGAAAGCCTTGCAGAGATAAATCTTAAAACAACACAGGAAACGTTACGCATTGATGATGATTACAATCTTGAACGATCGAATCGTGTTTTGAATCATCAAGAAGGATACAGTCTTTTGAATCGACTTTTTCTTGAACGTCACCGGCGCCTATGGTTTAAACCCTTGCGTTTCCGATTTGTAATTATTTTGGTGGCAATGCTCCTAAGTATCGTGGTGTTATGGGGAATGCGAATTCTTTTCCCTAATGAATTTATTGATGTCTCGAAAACACTTTCTACGGAGATTTTTAAATCGATAGGACCTTATATTTTTGTCGTCTATTTGCTGAATATTGGCGAATCGATGACCCGTGCTTATTATCTAAACTGTGATTCGAAATTATTGAATTACGCTTTCTATCGTCGTCCTGAAATTATTTGGAAACAATTTCTTGGGCGGCTTGGAACGCTTGTAACATTGAATTTGATTCCACTTTTACCAATCATCTTGGGTGTGGTTTTTATGGTTTCAGTTGAATTCATTGTACCAGTACGTGGTGAAGTCATGATGTTTATACTTACCCTAATACTTTTAAGCATCTTCTTCAGTGTTCATAATCTACTGATGTATTATACGTTGCAACCTTACAATGAATCGATGCAAGAGAAGGGAATACTCTACAACCTCATGAAGATTCTTGTGGTGATGGTTGCTTATAATGGTAATCGTCTAAGTTCAGTACCGAATCTAAATATATGGCTGTCTATTATTACAACCGTCTATTTTGTATTGGGTGTGTTTTGTGTACGAATGTTTTCAGGGAAAACCTTCAAAATCAGGAAATAGTTTTATTCGGACAAATTTCGATAAACGAGTAAGAGACTTGAACCCCGAGGATATCTTCTCTATAATTAAGAAAATGCAGGGGAGCTGGATTGATGAAAAGAAGAAAAGGGTATTTAATGGTCATGACCGGTGTGTTTTTTATCGCCGCGGTGTCTCATTTGATTTTCCCAAGTTATATGATTGAAAATTCAATTTGGGGTTTTGATTTTGGATGGCAGCGTGAATTGGGAGCAATGTATCTCGCGATAACCTTTGTGAACTGCTATGCACTCTATACACACAATGATGATCAACAACATATTTTGGTCATGCTGGCGATGACGATGTGTATTGGAGTGGGGTTTAATAATTTAGGTGCATGGCTTTCATCGCCTTTAGACCATAATTCTGTTCATATCGTAGGTGTGATTAATTTTTTAATAATTGGTGGATTTGCTGGGGTTTATCAAGGCTATCGAATTATGGCAAATGCAGTGGAACAACGACAATAAAACGACAATAAAACGACAATAAAACGACAATAAAACGACAATAAAACGAGGCTTAGATGTCCTCGTTTTATTATGTCAATTCTTGACTAAAACATAAAAAAACCAACCGAAGTTGGTTTGAAGATATATTTGGTGCACCAGATAAGATTTGAACTTACACGACTTGCGTCACACGCCCCTCAAGCGTGCGCGTCTACCGATTCCGCCACTGGTGCATTGCACTTAATTGCTTTTTTATTATAGCATTGGAATAAACAATGTGCAAGATTAAAAGTGGCTAATTTAATGATTTACGTAAAATATCGTGTATAATATTTATGGTTAAGAAGGAAGGTTATAATGAAAATTCATAAAAAGACGTCAATGACAGAGGGCGTCATTTGGAAAGAAATGCTCTTGTTTTCAATTCCGCTTTTGATTGGGAATCTATTCCAACAACTTTATAATACCGTGGACTCCTTTGTGGTTGGAAACTATGTGGGTGAAGAAGCGCTTGCGGCAGTTGGTGCAAGTACGCCTCTAAGTAACGTTATTATTGGTTTGTTTATGGGGATTTCGACTGGTGCGGGTATTCTTATTTCTCGATATTTTGGGGCGAAGAAAGATGAAGAATTGCATGATTCGATTCATACCTTTATGGCGTTTTCGTTGATTGTAAGTGTTTTTCTTACATTTTTCGGTTACGTAATGTCCCCAATATTTCTGGGGTGGCTCAAGACACCCGCAAATATTATGGAACCTGCAACACTTTACTTAAGAGTTTATTTTTGGGGTGTAACCGGTCTTGTTATTTATAACTCAGGAGCAGCTATTTTACGTGCAATCGGGGATTCACGCAATCCCTTAATTTATCTATGCATCTCAAGTCTTATAAATGTTTCATTAGACTTATTGTTTGTTATTGTTTTTGATATGGGAATTTTAGGTGTTGCGGTTGCAACACTGATTGCTCAGCTTACATCTGCAATTTTAGTCTGGATGCATTTACTACGCGTTGATGATATTTATCAACTCAAGATGACAGATATTCGTATTCATCGAGATAAACTGTATGAAATTATTCGATTGGGAATTCCTACTGGAATTCAACAGACTGTAGTTTCATTTTCCAATGTCTTGGTACAATCGTATATCAATGCCTTTGGTTCTGCAGCCGTTGCCGGATTTAGTGCGGCGGATAAATTTAATGCGTTTTTATCCATGCCAACTCAAAGTTTTTCGTTAACAATAACGACTTTTACCGGTCAAAACCTTGGAGCTGGACGTAAAGAACGTATTATGGAGGGGGTTCGTACTGCTCTAGTTTTAGCGGTCGGGATCGTTATTATTATCGGGATTCCAACGTTTATCTATGCAGATCAACTCATTGGTTTCTTTTCACCTGAACCGATGGTTATTGTATATGGTGCACGGATGTTACGGATTATGGTGCCATTCTATTTTGCACTCAGCACAACAAGTATTTTGAGTGGTGCATTACGTGGTGCAGGCCTCACAATGGTTCCGATGATTATCATGATTTCGTGTTTCACCATCCTAAGACAAATATTCTTATTTATCATGATGCGAATCAATCATTCCATTGATTGGGTATATTGGAGTTATTCTGTTACCTGGATCAGTTCAATGATTCTTACGCTTCTTTATTCAAAAGCTTCAAAATGGCTTGAAAAAGCATAGTCCTCCAACGAGGACTTTTTTATGTTACAATAAAATAAAAAGGGTGGACAATATGAAAAAATTAAACATTATCGTTGATGTTCAAAATGACTTTGTATCGGGGACACTTGGTTTTGAAGGTGCAAACCAAGTGGTTATGAATATAATCCAAAAATTAGAAAATGAGCAAGATTGTGATGTTGTGTTCACACGTGATACGCATGGTTCAAACTATCTTGAGACGCAAGAAGGACGTCGATTACCAATTGAACATTGTATTTTGGGGTCTCATGGATGGGCGTTGGATGCGCGGTTAGAGCCATTTATTAAGCCGGATTCAATTATTTTTAATAAACCGACGTTTGCATCGTTGGAGTTGGGGAATTATTTAGATCAAAAAAATTATGATGAAATTGAAGTGATGGGTCTTGTTTCAAATATCTGTGTTATTAGCACGTGTGTGATGGTTAAGGCTGAGTGTCCCGAATCCCGCATTCTTGTAGATGCATCATGTACAGACAGTTACGATCCTCTTTTAAATCAAAAGACCTTTGATGTCCTTGAAGGTTTACATGTGGATGTGATTCGATGAGTCGGGCGAGTATTAAGCGCGGACTTTTAGCTGTATTAGCTTTGGTTCTTTTAATTGTAGGTGGCGTTGCTGTTTACTTTATTGTGGATCCATCTCCTGCAGCATATCTTATTCGAAAAGTGTTTGAAGGCGGGTTAGCGGTAAAACCACATGGTTATGAATTGATTGAATCTGAAGTTGATGCTTACACCGATTTAACGTATTAATCCACTGCTGGAAGAAATACCTTTGATTTGTTTGGACCGAAAAATGCCCAGAAGTTGCCGACGATTATTTGGGTTCACGGTGGTGCATTTGTGGGTGGTGATAAGCACGATAATTATGAGTATGCGGTTCAATTAGCGCATCAAGGCTATCGTGTTATTAATCTTAATTATGACCTCGCTCCAGAGGCGGTTTATCCGTCCCCAGTTCACCAAGTTGGTGAAGCCATAACATATCTTCAAACCCATGCGGATCTCTTTGGTTTAGATATCAATAATATTATTCTCGCGGGCGACTCTGCGGGGGCACACATTATCTCGCAATTCATGATGGTTCAGGTGGATCCGGCGTATGAACAAAAATTGAATCAAAATGTAACTTTAAATCCAAGTTCTGTCAAAGGGATGGCATTGTTTTGTGGTCCCTATGATTTAAATGGTCTTTTAAATATGCAGTCTTCATCCGGTATTTTAGATTTCTTTGTGAGCCGTTTAGCGTGGGCTTATATGGGTGAAAAGGCATGGATGGATACCGATTATGTTGAGTCATTGTCCATTCTTAATCATGTAACGAGCGATTTTCCACCGACATTTATTACTGACGGAAATCAAATGAGTTTCATGGAAGATGGCTTAAAAATGCAGGCAAAATTGGAATCGCTCGATGTTCCAGTCACTTCTGTCTTTGATGAAGGTGTGGCAGATGTTTTAGGTCATGAGTATCAATTTAAAATGGATAATCCGTATTCGGTTCATACATTTGAAGAATTTGTTGGATTTCTAAATAATTATACAAAGAAGGTGTGAAGGCTTACATCTTTTTTGATGGGGTTTTATATATGCAATGAATATGCGATAATGTTATAATAAACACATGAAATGAGAAAGTTATGAAGAAACGTTTAGGATTATTAAGTGTCGTAATTATCGTGATCGATTTGCTATCTAAGACATGGATCGACAAAACAATTCCATTATGGGAATCGTTACACGTTATACCCGGATTTTTCTCACTTCGGTATGTACGTAATACAGGAGCAGCATGGAGCTTGTTGGATGGTCAAAAATGGCTGTTTATCGTTCTTGCATCAGCAGTATGCATTGTGCTCGCCTATTATTATGTAAAAGAAGATAAACCTGTCATTTTGACAGCGATTGCCTTAATATTTGCAGGTACTTTTGGGAATTTGTTCGACCGCGCAGTTTATGGCTATGTACGTGATATGTTTGCGTTCAATATCTTTGGATATCAGTTTCCTGTATTTAACGTAGCAGATATGAGTTTGGTTGTAGGGGTTTGCATTCTAGCAATCGTACTCTATCTCGATGAAAGAGGTCAAAAATATGAATAAATTAATTGTAGAAGAAATGTTTGATGGAATGCGTATTGATCAGTATATGGCACTTGCTGTAACAGATTATTCACGCAGTGTTTTACAAACATGGATTAAAGATGGAAAAATAACAGTGAATGGGAATGCGGTTAAACCGAACCTTCGCTTAAAAGAAGATGATATTGTTGAGTATGAAATTACGGAAGAACAAATTTCGATTGTTCCCGTCGCGATGGATTTGGATATCGTCTATGAAGATGACGCAATCCTTGTTGTGAATAAACCAAAAGGGTTAATTGTGCACCCATCACCATCAACCTTAAATCAACCTACGTTGGTTCATGGCTTGTTAGCACACACAACGCAGTTAAGTAATCTTAATGGCGAACTTCGCCCAGGTATTGTTCACAGAATTGATAAAGATACAACGGGTTTGTTAGTTGTAGCAAAAACAAATGAAGCGCATGAAATTTTAGTTGAAGACTTAAAACAACGACTTATTTCAAGAGAATATGTTGCAATTGTTCATCATCAATTTAAACATCAAAGTGCAACGGTTGATGCGCCAATTGGTCGTGACCCCAAAAACCGTCAACGCATGGCTGTCACAGATCAAAACAGTAAGCATGCAGTAACGCATTTTTATTTGACAGAACGGTTTAACGATTATAGCGTCTTGCGTTGTAAGTTAGATACAGGGCGTACGCATCAAATTCGTGTTCATGCTCAGTATATTAAACATCCAATTGTAGGTGACCAAACGTATAGTTATAAAAATACATGGGATACAAACGGTCAATGTTTGCACGCTCAAAAATTATCGTTAACGCATCCCATTACAAAAGAGGTTATGACGTTTGAAGCTGAATTACCTCAAACAATGAAAGATGTAATCGAGGACATCAGGAGGTTAGATTAATGTATACAAAGTCTCAATATGATGCATGGGTAATTGAAGTCGCAAACTATTTTATGAAGCATTTTCAATATCAAATGGTTTCAATGACTCAAGACAGTTCACAGGTATGGCTTGTGAATCAAAATGTTGAGGACAATTCGATAATCATGGTTACTTCGACATCCCTTTCAAATATTGATCGTGCAATGATTTCAAAACACCGTGAAAGCCTTGCACTCGTGTTTAAGACGAAGGCAGAGGGTCTTAATATCAGTGTGAATCAAGAAGACAAAGTTGGGGATGATTTGAATGTGGTTGTTGGACCGAATTATATTTCATCGTCGCAAATCTTAGATTCTTATGGTGAATTGAAGGGGTTACTAAAAGTAAGCCAAAATCCGGATCGTTCTTTGTCAAAAGCGGTTCTTAGTCTGAAAAAAACAATCGGAAAAATGCAAAAACAAGCACGTCATCGCTCATTTCCTGTAACCAATGTTATCTCAATTATTTGTGTTGTGGTGTTCTTAATTGCACAATACTTAATCTTAGTGCCTGGGTTAAACATCAATACGGTTGCGGTTATGTTGGGGGCATTTTATAAACCATTTATTGTTCATGCTCATGAGTGGTTCCGTTTTTTAACTGCAGGATTTCTTCATATTTCGTTCCTTCACCTGATTATGAATCTGATGTCTCTCAGAAATTTAGGTGTGGTGATGGAAACGGTGATGGAAGGTAAAAAGTACTTATTTACCTTGATTGCTGGAATTTTGATGGGGAATGCATTTGTTTTTATTCTCGATGAGGGTGTTATTGGACTTGGTATCAGTGGTGGTTTATTTGCCTTGCTGGGTGCAATGTGCGTTTATTTGGTTGAAACAAAAGCAATGCGTAATCCAAAGGTTATGTCTCAAGTTTTCCAAGTGTTATTTATTAACTTAATTATTAGTACTTTACCTGGTGTGAGTGCAACGGCTCACTTAGGTGGTTTAATTGCTGGAGTGTTGTGTGGACTTATTTTTTCAAAACGAAAAGATTGGGACTATTTACGTAAAGGAACCATGGTATTATCGTCAGTATTTGTCGTTGGCATTGGAATCGTAATGACTCAGCATGCTGGAACCTTATCCAGTCCAAGATTGGATATGTCTGTGATTAATAGTTGGTATAAACTTGGATTTTAAAATTATGCAAACCGCTTAAGCGGTTTTATGAAGTAGGGGAATCGTATGAGTAAACGAGATAATGTCATTTCTTGGGATGAATATTTTATGGGCTTGGCTCATTTGTCGGCGTTACGGTCAAAAGACCCTTCAACTCAAGTTGGTGCCGCAATTGTGGATCAGCAAAAAAAAATCTTTGGAATTGGCTATAATGGCCTTCCAACGGGATTGAGTGATGATGCGTTTCCTTGGGAGCGTGAGGGAGATTTTCAAACAACGAAATATGCTTATGTCGTTCATGCAGAGTTGAATGCAATTCTCAATGCGACCCAATCGTTACAGGGGTGTACAATTTACGTTTCTTTATTCCCATGTAATGAGTGTTCAAAAGCAATTATTCAAAGCGGTATTAAAGAAATGGTTTATGAAGATGATAAGTATGCAGAAACAGATGCTGTTTTAGTGTCAAAACGCATGTTTGATGCAGCAGGGGTTTCCTATCGTAAGATTGATAAACCCATCGCGGTTTCGCTTACACATCGTTAAGAATGCGTTGTGTATTGGCGAAGTGAACCTTAGCAACATTTTCGAGTTCCTCTTTGCCATAACGCTTTACAAATTCTTTACCAAATGTATCAACGTGAGGACCAGCGCCTTTGGGGAATGTACAGTCGTATTTGCTGGATAGTTTATCAAGGTAATCTAAAAAACCAAATCGCGCAATGATTGCACCGCATGCGACGGCAATATATTTGTTTTCGGCTTTAGTTTCACAGATTAATCCCCTGAAGATTTCCGGTTCGCCTTTAAGGGCATTGTAGTAAGGTTTTTCAGCCATGAACTGATCAATGATTGCATAGGGAGGCATTACATAGCGTTTTTTTAAATTTAAAAAAGCTTGATTATGGAGCTTTGCCTTAATAACATTCATGTTCATAGTTGGATGGACACGGTTGTATTTCTTATTATCGAGAATAAGAAGACTGTATTGAAGCTCACGTTTCAGAATCGGTGCGATGTTTCGAATTTTATCATCCGTCATTTGCTTCGAATCCACAATCTCCGAAACGGGAATGCGTGATAAGTCGGATTCATTCACAATACAAGCACACACCGTGATGGGGCCGAAGTAATCTCCGGTACCGACTTCATCACTTCCTGCCATAGAACCTTTGAGCTTCGATGTTGAAGCAACACTAGATTGTGGTTTTGCAGGCTGTTCTGAATAGGATGAAGCGTGAAAAGATGCGCCTTCCCCGCTGAAAACAACCTTACCACTGGTATAGGCTGTAATGGTTACATCACTTCCCTTAATTTGGAAGTGAGTGTACTGAATATCGTAACGAATCGGATATTTTGAATATCGTGATTTTAATTCGTTAATTTGGTTATCTGTTAATTTTAATGTAATAGTTGTCATACTAATAATATAGACTATTTTTTATGAAATGAACAGTTGAACCCTTAAAATAAAAATACAAAAGGAGTGATTTTATGGTGATGTTTCCTAATGATTGGATGGGCTACTTAAATGGGGTTATTATAATATGGTTTGCGGTGACCTTATACATTGGATACAAGAAAGGTTTGTTGTTGCAACTTGTTGATGTTGTTGGAACATTTGTATCTCTTTTTGCAGCATGGATTTTTGCACCGGTTTTTGTGCAAGTTTTCCAATTCTTCAAAGCATCGGGAACGGGGTTTTTAACCATTAATCAACTCGTTGTACATCAAATGAATCAGTTGATTTGGTTTGTAATTCTATTCATTGTGATTCGTATCGTTTTAATGCTTGTAACACCACTTGCAACGGTAATCTCAAAAGTCCCTTTAGTAAAGCAAGTAAACTCAGCAATTGGAGGGGTCTTTAGTGTCGTGTTTTTTGCACTTAAACTTGTTTTGATCTGCGTTATATTGACGACACCAATCATCAAAAATGGCCAGGAAGTGATCGATAACACGTGGCTCGTTTATGTTGAGAATGCTTCAAAACCAGTTTTAGGAGCTTTTGATGATTTCATGAATCAAAATACTGCAATTCAAAGCATTATTACAGATCAACAATTATCGCCAAGTCAACAAGAAGCCATGGTCAAGTGGCTTGAAAAACATGGTTTTAATGAAATACAGATTAGGGAGTATCTAGAAAAATATGAATAATACATCGTCTCGATTAGAGTTCGATAAAGTGCTTGAGCGCATCGCTCATTTCGCATCTTTTTCCTTGGGAAAGGAAGCGGTTTTGAATACGGTTCCTTCATTTTCTTCATTAATCGTAAAACGTGATTTGGCTCGTGCTAAAGATGCGTTGCAATTAGTGGTTGTGAATGGCTCAATGTCCTTTGGAGGGATTACCGATGTGTCCTATGCCTTAACCCTTGCTGAAAAGGGTGGGACTTTATCCGTAGAAGATATCGTAGATGTCGGACGCTTTATGCAAGGTCTTGAACGTCTAAAAAAACAATTTAGAAATTTAGAAGGGTCTTATCCTGCACTTGAGGATTTATTTGAAAGTCTTGAAGTGAAAGCATCAACTTTGAAACATATTGAGCATTGTTTTGGAGAACAAGGTGAAGTTTTAGATCGTGCAAGTGCTCATTTGGGCGAACTAAGACGCCAAAGCAAAGCACTGGAACAAAATATTGAGAATAAAACACAAGAGTTTTTAACAAAAAATCGGGCAATGCTGAGCGAAGCCGTCGTTTCACTCCAACATGGTCGTCGTACATTTTTAGTCAAAC is part of the Erysipelothrix piscisicarius genome and harbors:
- a CDS encoding MATE family efflux transporter; protein product: MKIHKKTSMTEGVIWKEMLLFSIPLLIGNLFQQLYNTVDSFVVGNYVGEEALAAVGASTPLSNVIIGLFMGISTGAGILISRYFGAKKDEELHDSIHTFMAFSLIVSVFLTFFGYVMSPIFLGWLKTPANIMEPATLYLRVYFWGVTGLVIYNSGAAILRAIGDSRNPLIYLCISSLINVSLDLLFVIVFDMGILGVAVATLIAQLTSAILVWMHLLRVDDIYQLKMTDIRIHRDKLYEIIRLGIPTGIQQTVVSFSNVLVQSYINAFGSAAVAGFSAADKFNAFLSMPTQSFSLTITTFTGQNLGAGRKERIMEGVRTALVLAVGIVIIIGIPTFIYADQLIGFFSPEPMVIVYGARMLRIMVPFYFALSTTSILSGALRGAGLTMVPMIIMISCFTILRQIFLFIMMRINHSIDWVYWSYSVTWISSMILTLLYSKASKWLEKA
- a CDS encoding cysteine hydrolase family protein; this translates as MKKLNIIVDVQNDFVSGTLGFEGANQVVMNIIQKLENEQDCDVVFTRDTHGSNYLETQEGRRLPIEHCILGSHGWALDARLEPFIKPDSIIFNKPTFASLELGNYLDQKNYDEIEVMGLVSNICVISTCVMVKAECPESRILVDASCTDSYDPLLNQKTFDVLEGLHVDVIR
- a CDS encoding alpha/beta hydrolase translates to MFGPKNAQKLPTIIWVHGGAFVGGDKHDNYEYAVQLAHQGYRVINLNYDLAPEAVYPSPVHQVGEAITYLQTHADLFGLDINNIILAGDSAGAHIISQFMMVQVDPAYEQKLNQNVTLNPSSVKGMALFCGPYDLNGLLNMQSSSGILDFFVSRLAWAYMGEKAWMDTDYVESLSILNHVTSDFPPTFITDGNQMSFMEDGLKMQAKLESLDVPVTSVFDEGVADVLGHEYQFKMDNPYSVHTFEEFVGFLNNYTKKV
- the lspA gene encoding signal peptidase II, which produces MKKRLGLLSVVIIVIDLLSKTWIDKTIPLWESLHVIPGFFSLRYVRNTGAAWSLLDGQKWLFIVLASAVCIVLAYYYVKEDKPVILTAIALIFAGTFGNLFDRAVYGYVRDMFAFNIFGYQFPVFNVADMSLVVGVCILAIVLYLDERGQKYE
- a CDS encoding RluA family pseudouridine synthase, whose product is MNKLIVEEMFDGMRIDQYMALAVTDYSRSVLQTWIKDGKITVNGNAVKPNLRLKEDDIVEYEITEEQISIVPVAMDLDIVYEDDAILVVNKPKGLIVHPSPSTLNQPTLVHGLLAHTTQLSNLNGELRPGIVHRIDKDTTGLLVVAKTNEAHEILVEDLKQRLISREYVAIVHHQFKHQSATVDAPIGRDPKNRQRMAVTDQNSKHAVTHFYLTERFNDYSVLRCKLDTGRTHQIRVHAQYIKHPIVGDQTYSYKNTWDTNGQCLHAQKLSLTHPITKEVMTFEAELPQTMKDVIEDIRRLD
- a CDS encoding rhomboid family intramembrane serine protease, translated to MYTKSQYDAWVIEVANYFMKHFQYQMVSMTQDSSQVWLVNQNVEDNSIIMVTSTSLSNIDRAMISKHRESLALVFKTKAEGLNISVNQEDKVGDDLNVVVGPNYISSSQILDSYGELKGLLKVSQNPDRSLSKAVLSLKKTIGKMQKQARHRSFPVTNVISIICVVVFLIAQYLILVPGLNINTVAVMLGAFYKPFIVHAHEWFRFLTAGFLHISFLHLIMNLMSLRNLGVVMETVMEGKKYLFTLIAGILMGNAFVFILDEGVIGLGISGGLFALLGAMCVYLVETKAMRNPKVMSQVFQVLFINLIISTLPGVSATAHLGGLIAGVLCGLIFSKRKDWDYLRKGTMVLSSVFVVGIGIVMTQHAGTLSSPRLDMSVINSWYKLGF
- a CDS encoding deoxycytidylate deaminase, whose protein sequence is MSKRDNVISWDEYFMGLAHLSALRSKDPSTQVGAAIVDQQKKIFGIGYNGLPTGLSDDAFPWEREGDFQTTKYAYVVHAELNAILNATQSLQGCTIYVSLFPCNECSKAIIQSGIKEMVYEDDKYAETDAVLVSKRMFDAAGVSYRKIDKPIAVSLTHR
- the rnhC gene encoding ribonuclease HIII, whose protein sequence is MTTITLKLTDNQINELKSRYSKYPIRYDIQYTHFQIKGSDVTITAYTSGKVVFSGEGASFHASSYSEQPAKPQSSVASTSKLKGSMAGSDEVGTGDYFGPITVCACIVNESDLSRIPVSEIVDSKQMTDDKIRNIAPILKRELQYSLLILDNKKYNRVHPTMNMNVIKAKLHNQAFLNLKKRYVMPPYAIIDQFMAEKPYYNALKGEPEIFRGLICETKAENKYIAVACGAIIARFGFLDYLDKLSSKYDCTFPKGAGPHVDTFGKEFVKRYGKEELENVAKVHFANTQRILNDV
- a CDS encoding CvpA family protein — translated: MFPNDWMGYLNGVIIIWFAVTLYIGYKKGLLLQLVDVVGTFVSLFAAWIFAPVFVQVFQFFKASGTGFLTINQLVVHQMNQLIWFVILFIVIRIVLMLVTPLATVISKVPLVKQVNSAIGGVFSVVFFALKLVLICVILTTPIIKNGQEVIDNTWLVYVENASKPVLGAFDDFMNQNTAIQSIITDQQLSPSQQEAMVKWLEKHGFNEIQIREYLEKYE